One stretch of Armigeres subalbatus isolate Guangzhou_Male chromosome 2, GZ_Asu_2, whole genome shotgun sequence DNA includes these proteins:
- the LOC134210325 gene encoding LOW QUALITY PROTEIN: uncharacterized protein LOC134210325 (The sequence of the model RefSeq protein was modified relative to this genomic sequence to represent the inferred CDS: deleted 1 base in 1 codon), whose protein sequence is MTITHSIYSKTNKRSGMEANRRESRSSRTKLTPRIKYDEAIKNYIDSRTKSSIVYVILATPVANKTVSFNLLSFGTDNKFSIDQVLLRWAIMEKQLSELGIIVLGYAADGDSRLIGSMKLRMGLPRPMTNLPHGIPEEWKHWYAAKGRFSVVYVQDTIHLVNKLKNALLSVLISVKASLLIVFFLVFFTITGKFPVSRGHLEIVAREGEEKTGLLIADLEQHDKMSIKTFEKLIDPRVAQQLKTHPGTNGTVAYITLMKSVFDSFENASLNPSERIEEIWFVTFFIRVWHCWVKSSTNLNPRLAQLGIEINAHSLISHLMNCRERGKPELFLTELMHSQHCERSFGNARSFMSGVQNTVINFDILEYLNKASRFEYLDELRIILRDKFEFARGGYKTIEYKHFEFPTDQEIEAAVYRGKQRAKIQLDFTGLECEDEDFCCCLSSSKRCDKFRTVR, encoded by the exons ATGACCATTACCCACTCGATTTACAGCAAAACCAACAAACGGTCTGGAATGGAAGCGAATCGGCGAGAATCTCGATCCTCCAG AACAAAGCTAACACCCAGGATCAAATACGAtgaagcaataaaaaattacatagATTCAAGGACAAAAAGTTCAATCGTCTACGTGATCTTGGCCACTCCGGTGGCGAATAAAACAGTTTCATTCAACTTGTTGAGCTTCGGCACAGATAACAAATTTTCTATTGATCAAGTTTTACTCCGATGGGCTATTATGGAGAAACAATTGAGTGAGCTTGGAATCATTGTCCTCGGATATGCAGCTGATGGCGATTCTCGCCTTATCGGTAGCATGAAATTAAGAATGGGATTGCCTCGTCCAATGACCAATCTGCCACATGGTATACCAGAAGAGTGGAAACACTGGTATGCTGCGAAAGGTCGATTTTCTGTGGTTTATGTACAGGACACTATTCACTTAGTGaataagttgaaaaatgcaCTGTTGTCA GTTCTCATTTCAGTAAAAGCATCTTTGTTAATTGTTTTCTTCCTCGTTTTCTTCACGATAACAGGTAAATTTCCAGTCTCGAGAGGACATTTGGAAATTGTAGCTAGAGAAGGTGAAGAGAAAACTGGTCTCCTAATAGCTGATTTGGAACAACACGATAAAATGAGTATTAAAACGTTTGAGAAGCTTATCGACCCACGAGTAGCGCAGCAATTGAAAACACACCCTGGAACGAATGGAACAGTGGCTTACATAACACTCATGAAATCCGTTTTCGATTCTTTTGAGAACGCGTCACTTAATCCATCAGAGCGGATAGAAGAAATATGGTTTGTTACCTTTTTTATTCGTGTCTGGCACTGCTGGGTAAAAAGTAGTACGAATTTGAA cccgaggctggctc AGTTGGGTATAGAAATTAATGCTCACTCCCTAATAAGCCACCTGATGAATTGTCGTGAACGTGGTAAACCTGAACTGTTTCTGACAGAACTGATGCACTCGCAACATTGTGAGCGTTCTTTTGGAAACGCACGATCT TTTATGTCTGGTGTGCAAAACACTGTTATTAATTTCGACATTTTAGAGTATCTTAACAAAGCATCTCGTTTCGAATACCTCGATGAATTACGAATCATACTAAGGGATAAATTTGAATTCGCACGAGGGGGATATAAGACCATTGAATATAAGCACTTTGAATTTCCAACCGATCAAGAAATCGAAGCCGCCGTTTACAGAGGCAAGCAACGCGCGAAAATACAGCTGGACTTCACCGGCCTTGAATGTGAGGATGAAGATTTCTGTTGTTGTCTATCAAGTTCAAAAAGATGCGACAAGTTCCGAACTGTacgatag
- the LOC134210327 gene encoding uncharacterized protein LOC134210327 yields MDATELDIDNSFWNTVEEILGEPIPLYLKKIVTAGGFARFNALKTISDEFKVELESFAREQLTMLEKSSENFHIFHRNPRDFRIVPGHWNLLRELPKKMPENKKMFLKHKMTEASRKVAAQRIQPSKMMRNAAGSSSTSTVGDESSMVIRKKIETWLEKKGMAVPEEVTVVISGPRRANVNCFLCKKSVALSTRDNKNGSWEDAGGQTSNCSDVKPSMSSSIESTERRLSIPAEMLPESSSEHGQHEHKDTLKPILEDA; encoded by the exons ATGGACGCAACCGAACTGGACATCGataattccttttggaatacTGTGGAGGAGATTCTTGGGGAGCCAATCCCtttatatttgaagaaaattgtGACAGCTGGTGGATTCGCTCGCTTCAACGCGTTGAAGACAATTTCAGATGAGTTCAAAGTAGAGCTGGAATCCTTTGCTCGTGAACAGCTAACGATGTTAGAAAAATCATCcgaaaattttcacatttttcatcGCAATCCACGCGATTTCCGGATTGTCCCAGGACATTGGAACCTTTTGCGTGAGCTGCCAAAAAAAATGCCGGAGAATAAAAAGATGTTCTTAAAG CACAAAATGACCGAAGCCTCTCGGAAGGTGGCTGCTCAACGTATTCAACCGTCGAAGATGATGAGAAATGCAGCTGGAAGCAGCTCGACGAGCACTGTCGGAGACGAATCAAGCATGGTGATTCGTAAGAAAATTGAAACCTGGTTGGAAAAAAAAGGAATGGCGGTGCCGGAGGAAGTAACAGTTGTGATTTCGGGACCACGACGAGCGAACGTCAACTGCTTCCTTTGTAAGAAATCTGTTGCTTTGAGCACAAGGGATAACAAAAATGGATCGTGGG AAGACGCGGGTGGTCAAACATCAAATTGTTCAGACGTTAAACCTTCGATGTCGTCCTCGATCGAATCCACTGAACGCCGTTTGAGTATCCCCGCAGAAATGTTGCCGGAATCGAGTTCCGAGCATGGTCAACACGAGCATAAAGATACGCTTAAACCAATACTTGAAGATGCCTAA
- the LOC134217848 gene encoding adult cuticle protein 1-like — protein sequence MKCIAAVVMVAFAVAAQASYAPLVYSANYAPWGYSLPHTTVVQSNTAPKLIAYAPSAYGAPLAAYASAPYYAYASAPLAYSAPALLLQKEARYLAANRGAIHEAPLPGHEISQQQLNLEPAAGTN from the exons ATGAAG TGCATCGCAGCTGTAGTCATGGTGGCTTTCGCCGTTGCCGCTCAGGCCAGTTACGCACCGTTGGTGTACAGTGCCAATTACGCACCATGGGGATACAGCCTGCCCCACACCACAGTAGTCCAGAGCAACACGGCCCCGAAGCTGATCGCATACGCTCCATCTGCCTACGGTGCTCCACTGGCCGCCTATGCCAGTGCCCCGTACTACGCATATGCCAGCGCTCCACTTGCCTACTCGGCTCCGGCCCTACTGCTCCAGAAGGAGGCTCGCTATCTGGCCGCCAACCGAGGTGCCATCCACGAAGCTCCACTGCCGGGACATGAGATCTCCCAGCAGCAGCTCAATCTGGAACCAGCTGCGGGAACCAATTGA
- the LOC134210328 gene encoding sodium- and chloride-dependent glycine transporter 1, with protein sequence MISEICIAIIELKDTVRSVQLISFYTPKLGKSEASDDDRSSPGVSEHIIFSQRLRFIHGGSMTSVSERGSWASKTEFILSCLGYAIGIGNVWRFPYLCYRNGGGAFLIPYLSMLFFCGIPLFFLEVCLGQFTGRGCVTVFKIAPLLKGAGWAIVVINFICTSYYNVIIAYPILFLWKSLRSQLPWENCSNEWNTERCLELRGSEKAQILMNNSMLSPTERWRTPADEFFHNEILHISDGIESPGTIVWPLFVCNIIAWVIIYACLINGVKSVGKVVYFTATFPFLVLGVLFVRGITLPGAMEGIRFYILPQWSQLTNLKVWADAAIQIFFSLGPGWGGIVNMASYNQFKNNTKFDSILIPVVNCGTSIFAGFVVFSVLGYLSHQTGLPVSTVATGGPGLAFITYPEAIAMLPFPQMWASLFFMMLFFLGVDSMFVQIEAIMSSVFDEFPKLRRWKRFITLVMCFIMFLFSTSCTTEGGMYLLQLLDWYSASISVILICIIEVVAVAWIYGVRNFVRDVEFMIDRTVDRFWIVSWKFVTPVILSFIFITTIVYNTEVTYNGIRYPKWAIVMGWMSCVSSMICIPVYAFFKVYSGKGSLTKRIKTNLIPFDWGPADDLQRSLWQSHIEMNSIKH encoded by the exons atgattaGCGAAATTTGCATCGCCATCATTGAGCTTAAGGACACGGTGCGCAGCGTCCAGTTGATATCGTTCTACACACCGAAACTTGGCAAGA GCGAAGCGAGCGATGATGATCGGTCGTCACCCGGTGTGTCTGAACACATAATTTTCAGTCAGCGTTTGAGGTTCATCCATGGAGGCAGCATGACTTCGGTGAGCGAACGTGGAAGCTGGGCCTCCAAGACTGAGTTTATTCTGTCGTGTCTGGGCTATGCCATCGGTATTGGAAATGTCTGGCGTTTCCCATATCTGTGCTACCGGAACGGAGGCGGAGCGTTTTTGATCCCGTACTTGAGCATGCTGTTCTTCTGTGGGATACCGTTGTTTTTTCTGGAAGTTTGTCTCGGACAGTTTACCGGCCGAGGTTGCGTAACAGTGTTCAAAATAGCTCCGCTGCTGAAAGGAGCTGGGTGGGCAATTGTGGTGATCAATTTCATATGCACGTCGTATTACAACGTCATCATTGCATATCCGATCTTGTTTCTGTGGAAATCTTTGCGAAGTCAGCTACCGTGGGAGAATTGCAGTAACGAATGGAATACGGAGCGATGCCTGGAATTGCGGGGTTCAGAAAAGGCGCAGATACTGATGAACAACAGTATGCTAAGTCCGACAGAGCGTTGGCGAACTCCAGCTGATGAGTTTTTCCA CAATGAAATTCTACACATTTCGGATGGGATTGAATCTCCCGGAACCATCGTGTGGCCGCTATTCGTATGCAACATTATCGCTTGGGTGATCATCTATGCGTGTCTAATCAATGGTGTGAAATCCGTTGGAAAAGTGGTTTACTTCACGGCTACTTTTCCGTTCCTGGTGCTGGGTGTGTTGTTCGTGCGTGGAATTACCCTACCAGGAGCGATGGAAGGAATACGGTTCTACATTCTGCCCCAGTGGAGTCAGCTCACCAATCTGAAGGTGTGGGCAGATGCAGCGATTCAGATCTTCTTCTCGCTGGGACCGGGTTGGGGCGGAATCGTTAATATGGCCAGCTACAACCAGTTCAAGAACAACACCAAGTTCGATTCAATATTGATCCCTGTCGTGAACTGTGGGACGAGCATCTTTGCGGGATTCGTTGTATTTTCAGTGTTGGGTTATTTGTCAC ATCAAACGGGTCTTCCGGTTTCGACGGTTGCGACTGGAGGACCCGGTCTAGCGTTCATTACTTACCCGGAGGCAATTGCGATGCTACCATTTCCGCAAATGTGGGCTTCGTTATTTTTTATGATGCTGTTCTTTTTGGGTGTTGATAGTATG TTCGTGCAGATTGAAGCCATAATGTCATCAGTTTTCGACGAATTCCCAAAATTGCGAAGGTGGAAAAGGTTCATTACATTAGTAATGTGCTTcataatgtttttattttctacttCGTGCACTACAGAG GGCGGAATGTATTTGCTCCAGTTGCTCGATTGGTACTCAGCCTCGATCTCGGTCATATTGATTTGCATCATTGAAGTCGTCGCGGTGGCATGGATCTATGGAGTGCGTAATTTCGTGCGCGATGTTGAGTTCATGATCGATCGGACCGTCGATCGTTTCTGGATCGTTTCATGGAAGTTTGTCACCCCTGTCATTTTGTCG TTTATTTTCATCACAACCATCGTTTACAATACCGAGGTTACATACAATGGCATTCGGTATCCTAAATGGGCAATTGTTATGGGTTGGATGAGCTGCGTCTCATCCATGATATGTATTCCTGTTTATGCTTTTTTCAAGGTTTATTCTGGTAAGGGTTCTCTAACGAAG AGAATTAAAACCAATTTGATCCCATTTGATTGGGGTCCAGCAGATGATCTGCAAAGGTCTTTATGGCAGAGTCACATCGAGATGAATTCAATCAAACACTGA
- the LOC134217849 gene encoding uncharacterized protein LOC134217849, with amino-acid sequence MKVLIAILALVMAISANASPSPYVQDVATYSNPWPLKTSTVWPAYGGLYGGKVAVVPDVAYGKYAYPNVYGSWPVNGKNWGYSSPVVAVGAKVVDNGLWNYGGYGYGKNWGYSAPVGAKVVDNGLWNNGGYGYGYGLGHNKYWY; translated from the exons ATGAAG GTCCTCATCGCCATCCTAGCTCTGGTTATGGCCATCAGCGCCAATGCTTCTCCTTCGCCATATGTCCAAGATGTTGCGACCTACTCCAATCCATGGCCACTGAAGACAAGCACGGTTTGGCCCGCATACGGTGGATTGTACGGTGGTAAGGTTGCTGTGGTCCCAGATGTTGCATACGGAAAGTACGCCTACCCGAACGTGTATGGAAGTTGGCCTGTGAATGGCAAAAACTGGGGATACTCTTCGCCGGTTGTCGCCGTTGGTGCTAAGGTAGTTGACAATGGACTGTGGAATTATGGTGGCTATGGATATGGCAAGAACTGGGGATACTCCGCGCCAGTTGGTGCCAAGGTGGTGGACAATGGTTTGTGGAACAATGGCGGCTACGGTTATGGATACGGACTAGGGCATAATAAGTATTGGTATTAG